One part of the Equus caballus isolate H_3958 breed thoroughbred chromosome 30, TB-T2T, whole genome shotgun sequence genome encodes these proteins:
- the UCHL5 gene encoding ubiquitin carboxyl-terminal hydrolase isozyme L5 isoform X5: MKGLALSNSDVIRQVHNSFARQQMFEFDAKTSAKEEDAFHFVSYVPVNGRLYELDGLREGPIDLGACNQDDWISAVRPVIEKRIQKYSEGEIRFNLMAIVSDRKMIYEQKIAELQRQLAEEPMDTDQGNNMLSAIQSEVAKNQLLIEEEVQKLKRYKIENIRRKHNYLPFIMELLKTLAEHQQLIPLVEKAKEKQNAKKAQETK; the protein is encoded by the exons ATGAAAGGTTTGGCACTGAGCAATTCGGACGTGATTCGGCAAGTACACAACAGTTTCGCCAG ACAGCAGATGTTCGAGTTTGATGCAAAGACATCGGCAAAAGAAGAAGATGCTTTTCACTTTGTCAGTTATGTTCCTGTTAATGGAAGATTGTATGAATTAGACGGATTGAGAGAAGGACCGATTGATTTAG GGGCGTGCAATCAAGATGACTGGATCAGTGCAGTGAGGCCGGTCATAGAAAAAAGGATACAAAA gtACAGTGAAGGTGAAATTCGATTTAACTTAATGGCCATTGTGTCTGACAGAAAAATGATATATGAACAGAAGATAGCGGAGTTGCAAAGACAGCTTGCTGAG GAACCCATGGACACAGATCAGGGTAATAATATGTTAAGTGCTATTCAGTCAGAAGTTGCCAAAAACCAGCTACTTATCGAAGAAGAAGTGCAGAAGTTAAAAAGATATAAG ATTGAAAACATCAGAAGGAAGCATAATTATCTGCCTTTCATTATGGAACTGTTAAAGACTTTAGCAGAACACCAGCAGTTAATACCACTAGTGGAAAAG gcaaaagaaaaacagaatgcaAAGAAAGCACAGGAAACCAAATGA
- the UCHL5 gene encoding ubiquitin carboxyl-terminal hydrolase isozyme L5 isoform X4: MKGLALSNSDVIRQVHNSFARQQMFEFDAKTSAKEEDAFHFVSYVPVNGRLYELDGLREGPIDLGACNQDDWISAVRPVIEKRIQKYSEGEIRFNLMAIVSDRKMIYEQKIAELQRQLAEEEPMDTDQGNNMLSAIQSEVAKNQLLIEEEVQKLKRYKIENIRRKHNYLPFIMELLKTLAEHQQLIPLVEKAKEKQNAKKAQETK; encoded by the exons ATGAAAGGTTTGGCACTGAGCAATTCGGACGTGATTCGGCAAGTACACAACAGTTTCGCCAG ACAGCAGATGTTCGAGTTTGATGCAAAGACATCGGCAAAAGAAGAAGATGCTTTTCACTTTGTCAGTTATGTTCCTGTTAATGGAAGATTGTATGAATTAGACGGATTGAGAGAAGGACCGATTGATTTAG GGGCGTGCAATCAAGATGACTGGATCAGTGCAGTGAGGCCGGTCATAGAAAAAAGGATACAAAA gtACAGTGAAGGTGAAATTCGATTTAACTTAATGGCCATTGTGTCTGACAGAAAAATGATATATGAACAGAAGATAGCGGAGTTGCAAAGACAGCTTGCTGAG GAGGAACCCATGGACACAGATCAGGGTAATAATATGTTAAGTGCTATTCAGTCAGAAGTTGCCAAAAACCAGCTACTTATCGAAGAAGAAGTGCAGAAGTTAAAAAGATATAAG ATTGAAAACATCAGAAGGAAGCATAATTATCTGCCTTTCATTATGGAACTGTTAAAGACTTTAGCAGAACACCAGCAGTTAATACCACTAGTGGAAAAG gcaaaagaaaaacagaatgcaAAGAAAGCACAGGAAACCAAATGA